TTTTTCAAAACCCTGGGAAAAATTTTAAAAACCTAATTCTAAGCTTATATAGAGCTTATTTCATTTCTACCATACTAAAAACAGAGTTTTGGAAAAAATGTGTCCAAACTGGGAAAACCCCTATATACAGCTCTTTTTTTCAAAAAACCAGAATTACAAAGATTTTTCGTGGACACGTGCAGTTTTCGAAACGTGTCCAAAACATCCCAAAAAAATGAGTTGGACAGGTATGAAAAATACAACGTGTCCAAAATCAACACCCACTTTTCATGGTGAGTGGACCTGATCAACTCCTTCTTAACAGAGTCCCATCCGGGGGCACATTTTTCTCAAAACCCTGGAAAAAATTTCAAACACCTGAATCTAAGCTCATATTGAGGTTATTTCTTATTCCTCATACAAAAAATAGAGTTTTGGGAAAAATGTGCCCCCACATCAAAAACTCAGCAAATATAGCTTTTTTCCAAATAAAACCCGCAAATCAACCGGATTTTGGGGGCACGTAGATTTTCCAGATGTGCCCCCAACTCAAACAAAAATATCTGGGGGCACATACCACGTGCCCCCGATTTTTCACCATTGTTCAAAAACCGTACTCAGTGAACGGAGTTCTCCGGAGACACATCCCCCTCCCCAAAATCTAATACCCTATAAATGAAACATATACCAGAACAGCACAGCTGAAACTTACATCAACCCCTATCATGTCCCCCGAAAAAAACCGCAAACCTAAAACTTGCTCACCGCCACGATCCGCATCTTCAGCAGATCACCACCAGGACCAGGACGGCAGGATCGAATACCTCGACCGTAAACTCTCCGAACTCGGCATCAGACTCAAAGACGCCGACTCAAGAAAAGTCACCGGCGAAGTCTTTGACGAAGTCACTCTTTTAGCGCTCTACAAACTCGTAAAGAAAAATATCATCACATCCATGGGAGGATCCATATCCACCGGCAAGGAAGCCAACGTATTCCTTGCAGGAAAAACCGACGATGCAGGGGAAGAGATCTCTGCCGCCGTCAAAATCTATCGGATCAGAACAGGGAACTTCACCACGATGAGTGATTACATCATCGGTGATCCCCGGTTCTCCGGCATTCGCCGGACCCACAAAGACATCATCTTTGCCTGGACGAAAAAAGAGTACAGCAACCTATCGCGAACGAGGGAAGCCGGCATCCCCTGCCCGAC
This Methanocorpusculum sp. DNA region includes the following protein-coding sequences:
- a CDS encoding serine protein kinase RIO, whose amino-acid sequence is MSPEKNRKPKTCSPPRSASSADHHQDQDGRIEYLDRKLSELGIRLKDADSRKVTGEVFDEVTLLALYKLVKKNIITSMGGSISTGKEANVFLAGKTDDAGEEISAAVKIYRIRTGNFTTMSDYIIGDPRFSGIRRTHKDIIFAWTKKEYSNLSRTREAGIPCPTPYAFDRNILVMEFLGTGNIPYPQMRLRLPGTPEEGYEETIGLIRDLYQKARLVHGDLSEYNILTGPDGLILIDMAQAVIPEHPRAYNFLFRDIKNINRFFGTKCKTTDEHELFRDIVGEEFFEI